The following are encoded in a window of Geobacter metallireducens GS-15 genomic DNA:
- the nuoI gene encoding NADH-quinone oxidoreductase subunit NuoI gives MPIITDFKAIATGLFVTWKHIFRRSVTVEYPEVKRTPAPRYRARIVLTRDPEGGERCVACYLCSAACPVDCISMEATEDGNGRRYARWFRINFSRCIFCGLCAEACPTLAIQMTPDYEICERDIMELVYEKEDLLIDGCGKDPAYNFYRHAGIGVTQPRGAGEREEEPVDARGLMP, from the coding sequence ATGCCCATCATCACCGACTTCAAAGCAATCGCCACCGGGCTCTTTGTCACCTGGAAGCACATCTTCCGCAGGAGCGTCACGGTGGAATACCCCGAGGTGAAGCGGACCCCCGCTCCCCGCTACCGGGCGAGGATCGTCCTCACCCGCGACCCCGAGGGGGGAGAGCGGTGCGTGGCCTGCTACCTCTGCTCCGCCGCCTGCCCCGTTGACTGCATCTCCATGGAGGCGACCGAGGACGGGAACGGCCGCCGGTACGCCCGGTGGTTCCGGATCAACTTCTCCCGCTGCATCTTCTGCGGCCTCTGCGCCGAGGCCTGCCCCACCCTCGCCATCCAGATGACCCCTGACTACGAGATCTGCGAGCGGGACATCATGGAACTGGTCTACGAGAAGGAAGACCTCCTCATCGACGGCTGCGGCAAGGACCCCGCCTACAACTTCTACCGCCATGCCGGCATCGGCGTCACCCAGCCACGGGGCGCCGGCGAGCGGGAAGAGGAACCGGTTGATGCGCGGGGACTCATGCCGTGA
- a CDS encoding NADH-quinone oxidoreductase subunit J family protein yields MESALFYILAVVTVTGTAFAITEKHAVHAIVYLVTSFFALAVIFFLLGAPVVAIFEVIIYAGAIMVLFLFVIMMLDLGHPERARLPGIREWWPALALGAVTLASALALVVSRAPAIPAPGKAIGVKEFALALFGKYGVAVEVISMQLLFALVGALYLARKR; encoded by the coding sequence ATGGAATCGGCCCTCTTCTACATCCTGGCCGTTGTAACGGTCACGGGCACCGCCTTCGCCATCACGGAAAAGCACGCGGTGCACGCCATCGTCTACCTCGTCACCTCGTTTTTCGCCCTGGCGGTGATCTTCTTCCTGCTCGGAGCGCCGGTGGTGGCAATCTTCGAGGTGATCATCTACGCCGGCGCCATCATGGTCCTCTTCCTCTTCGTGATCATGATGCTCGACCTGGGGCACCCGGAGCGGGCGCGGCTTCCCGGAATCCGGGAGTGGTGGCCGGCCCTTGCCCTCGGCGCCGTGACCCTGGCGTCGGCCCTGGCCCTCGTCGTATCCCGCGCCCCGGCGATTCCGGCACCGGGGAAAGCCATCGGCGTCAAGGAGTTCGCCCTGGCCCTCTTCGGCAAGTACGGCGTGGCGGTGGAAGTCATTTCGATGCAGCTCCTTTTCGCGCTCGTCGGGGCGCTTTACCTGGCACGGAAGCGATAG
- a CDS encoding Rv0909 family putative TA system antitoxin translates to MKHLKGMVVLLAAVVAMSAVGCKKKEVGPAEKAGQEIDKAVEKAGEGLGKATEKSKEAVEKAGEKVGEAVDKSKEAVDKAADKTKDAVKDATQK, encoded by the coding sequence ATGAAACATCTCAAGGGAATGGTTGTTCTGCTGGCTGCAGTAGTGGCGATGTCCGCGGTCGGATGCAAGAAGAAGGAGGTAGGGCCGGCGGAGAAGGCGGGACAAGAGATCGACAAGGCCGTGGAAAAGGCCGGCGAAGGGCTTGGCAAGGCAACCGAAAAGAGCAAGGAGGCTGTCGAGAAAGCCGGTGAAAAGGTGGGCGAGGCCGTCGACAAAAGCAAAGAGGCAGTCGACAAGGCTGCCGACAAGACCAAAGATGCGGTCAAGGACGCAACACAGAAGTAA
- the nuoK gene encoding NADH-quinone oxidoreductase subunit NuoK, with amino-acid sequence MIVPFEHVLILAGILFALGLVCVLVWRMNLIMLLIGIEVMLNAAMLAFVGGAARWGMADGQVFSLVIMALTSAEVSLALAMVVYLHRRKRTVDADEFSELKG; translated from the coding sequence ATGATCGTCCCCTTTGAGCACGTCCTGATCCTGGCCGGCATCCTCTTTGCCCTGGGGCTCGTCTGCGTCCTGGTCTGGCGGATGAACCTGATCATGCTCCTCATCGGCATCGAGGTGATGCTCAACGCCGCCATGCTCGCCTTTGTGGGAGGGGCGGCCCGATGGGGAATGGCCGACGGCCAGGTCTTCTCCCTCGTCATCATGGCCCTCACCTCAGCCGAGGTCTCCCTGGCCCTGGCCATGGTGGTCTACCTCCACCGGCGCAAGAGGACGGTGGATGCGGATGAGTTCAGCGAGCTGAAGGGATGA
- the nuoL gene encoding NADH-quinone oxidoreductase subunit L has protein sequence MKLYLTTILLLPLLGGAINAVIGRKLPRRACEALACTAVWGAFAGAVLAFAAYRTPVTVELASWLADFDFSAPVTLYLDPLSLVMMVMVTFVCGIIHLYSVGYMAKEESPARFFALLNLFVFAMLVLVLAENLPLLYLGWEGVGFCSYALIGFWYDDPKNATAGRKAFIVTRIGDTAFGIGIVWCFQLFQTVSITQINQMGFLMPVGIITTLGLLFLAGAMGKSAQVPLMVWLPDAMAGPTPVSALIHAATMVTAGVYLMARMSPLFGAAPVVMAAVAVTGAVTAFYGASCALVQRDFKRVLAYSTISQIGYMMLGVGAGAVTAATFHLLEHAFFKALLFLGAGCVITALHHEQDIFRMGGLRTRMPLTFWAFLAGAACLAGLPPTGGFFSKDAILAAVWAKGGLLYGGLFTLGLLAALFTSFYTFRMVYLVFGGEGVTEVHHAPRIMETMLLPLALLGLLGGIIHLPDFLAEGWLGRFLATALTERAPHLAHGEEMAVEGVAALVALAGLAAAHLRYGGVRRAARIEGAAAEPRGITAFLLNGWYADNFYRFLLIRPYEALAGFLWRRVDEGVIDDSLDRLAGNLGKTGQGLGGWSCGRVSVYLLSFAAGLALILGWLAWEMVW, from the coding sequence ATGAAACTCTACCTCACCACCATACTCCTGCTCCCCCTCCTCGGGGGAGCCATCAATGCCGTTATCGGGCGCAAACTCCCCCGCCGCGCGTGCGAGGCCCTGGCCTGCACCGCGGTCTGGGGGGCTTTTGCCGGCGCGGTCCTGGCCTTCGCGGCCTACCGGACCCCGGTCACGGTGGAGCTGGCCTCGTGGCTGGCTGACTTCGATTTTTCCGCTCCCGTTACCCTCTACCTGGACCCCCTCTCCCTGGTGATGATGGTCATGGTCACCTTCGTCTGCGGGATCATCCACCTCTATTCCGTGGGATACATGGCGAAGGAGGAAAGCCCGGCCCGGTTCTTCGCCCTCCTGAACCTCTTCGTTTTCGCCATGCTGGTCCTGGTCCTGGCGGAGAACCTGCCGCTCCTCTATCTCGGCTGGGAGGGGGTCGGCTTCTGCTCCTACGCTCTCATCGGCTTCTGGTACGACGACCCGAAGAACGCCACCGCCGGCCGCAAGGCCTTCATCGTGACGCGGATCGGCGACACCGCCTTCGGCATCGGCATTGTCTGGTGCTTCCAGCTCTTCCAGACCGTCTCCATTACTCAGATCAACCAGATGGGGTTCCTGATGCCCGTGGGGATCATCACCACCCTCGGGCTCCTCTTTCTGGCCGGGGCCATGGGGAAATCGGCCCAGGTTCCGCTCATGGTCTGGCTCCCCGACGCCATGGCCGGCCCCACGCCGGTCTCGGCCCTGATCCACGCCGCCACCATGGTCACCGCCGGGGTCTACCTCATGGCGAGGATGTCGCCCCTCTTCGGGGCGGCTCCCGTGGTCATGGCCGCCGTAGCCGTCACCGGGGCGGTCACCGCCTTCTACGGCGCCTCGTGTGCCTTGGTGCAGCGGGACTTCAAGCGAGTGCTGGCCTACTCCACCATCAGCCAGATCGGCTACATGATGCTCGGCGTGGGGGCCGGCGCCGTCACCGCCGCCACCTTTCACCTCCTGGAGCACGCTTTCTTCAAGGCCCTCCTCTTCCTGGGAGCCGGCTGCGTCATCACGGCTCTCCACCACGAGCAGGACATCTTCAGGATGGGGGGACTGCGCACGCGGATGCCCCTCACCTTCTGGGCCTTCCTGGCCGGGGCCGCCTGTCTGGCCGGACTTCCCCCCACCGGCGGATTCTTCAGCAAGGACGCCATCCTGGCCGCGGTCTGGGCCAAGGGGGGGCTCCTCTACGGCGGGCTCTTCACCCTGGGCCTTCTGGCGGCGCTCTTCACCTCCTTCTACACGTTTCGAATGGTTTACCTGGTCTTTGGCGGCGAAGGGGTGACAGAGGTCCACCACGCTCCCCGGATCATGGAGACAATGCTGCTCCCCCTGGCGCTCCTAGGGCTCCTGGGAGGCATCATTCACCTCCCCGACTTTCTGGCCGAAGGCTGGCTCGGCCGCTTCCTGGCCACGGCCTTGACCGAACGCGCCCCTCACCTCGCCCACGGTGAGGAGATGGCCGTAGAGGGAGTCGCGGCCCTGGTGGCCCTCGCCGGCCTCGCCGCGGCCCACCTCCGCTACGGAGGAGTGCGGCGCGCGGCCCGGATCGAGGGGGCCGCCGCGGAACCACGGGGAATCACCGCCTTCCTCCTGAACGGCTGGTACGCCGACAATTTCTACCGGTTCCTTCTCATCCGCCCCTACGAGGCCCTGGCAGGCTTCCTCTGGCGCCGGGTGGACGAAGGGGTGATCGACGATTCCCTGGACCGTCTGGCCGGCAACTTGGGCAAAACCGGCCAAGGGCTGGGGGGGTGGAGCTGCGGGAGGGTGTCAGTCTATCTCCTCAGTTTTGCCGCGGGGTTGGCGCTGATTCTGGGGTGGCTGGCGTGGGAGATGGTGTGGTAG
- a CDS encoding VIT1/CCC1 transporter family protein: protein MSTKSETHYAERIGWLRAAVLGANDGIISTASLVVGVAAAHAARGNVLIAGVAGLVAGTMSMAAGEYVSVSSQADTEKADLARERRELEEDHEFELKELASIYVDRGLEPQLAKQVATQLMAHDALAAHARDELGLNEIHTARPIQAALASAVTFAVGATLPLIITLLSPEQLIVPGVAGGSLVCLALLGTLAARAGGADIAVGATRVTLWGALAMAATAGVGALFGTAV, encoded by the coding sequence ATGAGCACGAAGAGCGAAACTCACTATGCGGAGCGAATCGGCTGGCTGCGGGCGGCAGTGCTCGGGGCCAACGACGGGATCATTTCCACCGCGAGCCTGGTCGTGGGGGTGGCGGCCGCCCATGCCGCCCGGGGAAATGTGCTCATAGCCGGGGTGGCGGGCCTCGTCGCCGGCACCATGTCCATGGCAGCGGGCGAGTATGTGTCCGTCAGCTCCCAAGCCGACACCGAAAAGGCCGACCTGGCCCGCGAGAGGAGGGAACTGGAGGAAGACCACGAGTTCGAGCTCAAGGAACTTGCGTCCATCTATGTGGACAGGGGGCTTGAACCGCAGCTTGCCAAGCAGGTCGCTACGCAGCTCATGGCCCACGACGCCCTGGCGGCCCACGCCCGCGACGAACTGGGGCTCAACGAAATACACACTGCGCGCCCCATCCAGGCGGCACTGGCGTCGGCGGTCACCTTTGCCGTCGGAGCAACCCTCCCCCTCATCATCACCCTGCTCAGTCCGGAGCAACTCATCGTCCCCGGCGTGGCCGGAGGCTCCCTCGTCTGCCTGGCGCTCCTGGGAACGCTGGCGGCACGGGCTGGGGGCGCGGACATCGCCGTCGGCGCAACGCGGGTAACGCTCTGGGGGGCGCTGGCCATGGCGGCCACGGCAGGGGTCGGGGCGCTCTTCGGGACGGCTGTGTGA
- a CDS encoding cytochrome c3 family protein: protein MTIITAHCRCILQSVASLILLLLFVQVGAAQPSDAAQPPDTCSGCHADRSKMLRFGFPHLSVTAEEATRQSGMNAACSDCHLGDPTNPGRTAAHRGMGRLLLVRKKGMLAESVQREAPLKLTGNPMTRIQHQIVRDGKVVIDPNVTLILYQDKRRDNLSQDFGVMEKTCGACHAKEFSEFTQSTMGRNAKQSRYQSWTDQQRGPHNCGAWFNGNYERISTNTAVPFSREQSALNQRSCNTCHVGCLDCHYDPQPTDPANPKRGIHTFNRVPKPESCYGGGRGQICHAGPEERRRGAGYFGGSYANPEGMEPDIHQAKKVGCLDCHENSGSKSGLGHGMIKRQGRCDRCHERQVASHKLTLHKTLSCEACHIQNISGYQGTFWGPGKLAGSNTPFFKYKEYYGIMKEPILIRDQNGRWIPVKPFPMAVLNQKESALKPGLHWRWPKELPDLQRTDDAYGYVGLFDGLPENNRALAWIQMDKVSHKYGKSRPCASCHELPDGEQRQHVEWDFTDAGALPFSGSHVVVAGKKGLSIRDMKSEKIDVLDGYRLSSLAPWFYLKDRWQIEGDFSLPSIKEQEFYSRAKGDVAKARQARVVH from the coding sequence ATGACCATCATCACTGCTCACTGCCGGTGCATCCTGCAGTCTGTCGCTTCCCTTATTCTGCTACTGCTTTTTGTGCAGGTCGGCGCAGCTCAGCCTTCTGATGCAGCTCAGCCTCCTGATACGTGCAGTGGCTGCCACGCGGACCGGTCGAAAATGCTTCGGTTCGGCTTCCCCCACCTGAGCGTGACTGCTGAGGAGGCAACCAGGCAATCAGGCATGAACGCAGCCTGTTCAGATTGCCATTTGGGAGACCCGACGAACCCGGGCCGCACGGCTGCCCACCGGGGCATGGGACGGTTGCTATTGGTGCGCAAGAAAGGGATGCTGGCCGAGTCTGTACAGCGCGAGGCCCCTCTGAAGCTGACCGGCAATCCCATGACCCGTATTCAGCATCAAATCGTCAGGGACGGCAAGGTGGTCATCGACCCCAATGTCACCCTGATCCTCTATCAGGACAAGCGTCGAGACAATCTTTCCCAGGATTTCGGCGTCATGGAGAAGACCTGCGGCGCCTGCCATGCCAAGGAGTTCTCCGAGTTCACCCAGAGTACTATGGGACGCAACGCCAAACAGAGCCGATACCAGAGCTGGACCGACCAACAGCGAGGCCCCCATAACTGCGGCGCATGGTTCAATGGAAATTACGAGAGAATCTCAACCAACACGGCCGTCCCCTTTTCTCGGGAGCAAAGTGCGTTGAACCAGCGCAGTTGCAACACCTGCCACGTGGGGTGCCTCGATTGTCACTACGATCCACAGCCGACGGATCCGGCCAACCCAAAGCGGGGGATACACACCTTCAACCGAGTACCGAAGCCGGAAAGCTGCTATGGTGGCGGCCGTGGGCAGATCTGCCATGCCGGGCCGGAGGAGCGGCGCCGGGGAGCGGGCTATTTCGGCGGCAGCTACGCCAACCCGGAGGGAATGGAGCCGGACATCCATCAGGCTAAGAAGGTTGGCTGTCTCGACTGCCACGAAAACAGCGGATCCAAGAGCGGCCTGGGACATGGGATGATCAAGCGGCAGGGACGTTGCGACCGGTGCCACGAGCGGCAGGTCGCCAGCCACAAGCTGACGCTACACAAAACTCTCTCCTGCGAAGCATGCCACATTCAGAACATTTCCGGCTACCAGGGGACCTTCTGGGGACCAGGCAAACTGGCCGGTTCAAACACGCCCTTCTTCAAGTACAAGGAATACTACGGGATCATGAAGGAGCCTATTCTGATACGCGATCAAAACGGGCGCTGGATACCGGTAAAACCATTTCCGATGGCGGTCCTGAACCAGAAGGAGTCGGCATTGAAGCCGGGGCTGCACTGGCGCTGGCCCAAAGAACTGCCCGACCTGCAGCGCACCGATGACGCTTACGGGTATGTCGGGCTGTTCGACGGCTTGCCCGAGAACAACCGGGCACTGGCATGGATCCAGATGGACAAGGTCTCCCATAAATATGGGAAAAGCCGTCCTTGCGCCTCGTGCCACGAGTTGCCCGACGGCGAGCAGCGCCAGCATGTGGAATGGGACTTCACTGACGCCGGCGCTTTACCCTTCAGCGGGAGTCACGTGGTAGTTGCCGGGAAGAAGGGGCTTTCCATTCGTGACATGAAGTCTGAAAAAATCGACGTCCTCGATGGATACCGCTTGTCCAGCCTGGCACCCTGGTTCTATTTGAAGGATCGTTGGCAAATTGAGGGAGACTTCTCCTTGCCGTCGATCAAGGAGCAGGAGTTCTACAGCCGGGCCAAGGGAGATGTCGCCAAGGCGCGTCAGGCGAGGGTTGTGCATTGA
- a CDS encoding complex I subunit 4 family protein, whose translation MTDYPILTILIFLPLAGCLCLAPVWHCRTSARAVALGFAVAELALAAWLLVAATGMPAAPGAPTGYFLWEDAVWIERFGIRYLLGMDGISLLMVALTAFITVVAMAVSWRAVTERTALHYFLILLMESGLMGVFLALDLVLFYLFWEVMLIPMFFLIGIWGHGRRIYSAVKFFLYTLAGSLLMLLAIIGVYLIHGDATGIYTFTLPLLAKAPIAHAAAPWLFGAFLLAFAIKFPLFPVHTWLPDAHTDAPTAGSVILAALLLKTGAYGLVRFGYPLFPEAAKGFTPFISALAVVGILYASWVAYAQEDMKRMVAYSSVGHMGFVALGIASWSPVALSGSILQMVNHGVTTGALFALVGMLDERTDTREIAAYGGVWGKAPKLAFFFLLFAMTSAGLPGLNNFTGEFLILAGVFRTTPAAAAIAFIGIVLPLIYTVRLVQEVLFQTERRPLRLPDVTLREEALLAVLATIDVYIGVHPKPLLDILKVPVALLTGATP comes from the coding sequence GTGACCGACTATCCGATCCTCACCATCCTCATCTTCCTCCCCCTGGCGGGATGCCTCTGTTTAGCGCCGGTCTGGCACTGCCGGACGTCTGCCCGCGCCGTGGCCCTGGGGTTTGCCGTTGCCGAACTGGCCCTGGCGGCGTGGCTTCTGGTGGCCGCCACGGGGATGCCCGCCGCCCCCGGCGCGCCGACGGGGTATTTCCTCTGGGAGGATGCCGTGTGGATCGAGCGCTTCGGCATCCGCTACCTCCTTGGGATGGACGGGATCAGCCTCCTCATGGTGGCGCTCACGGCCTTCATCACGGTGGTCGCCATGGCGGTATCGTGGCGCGCCGTCACCGAGCGGACGGCCCTCCACTATTTCCTCATCCTCCTCATGGAGAGCGGGCTCATGGGGGTCTTCCTCGCCCTGGATCTCGTCCTCTTCTACCTCTTCTGGGAGGTGATGCTGATCCCCATGTTCTTCCTGATCGGCATCTGGGGACACGGCCGCCGCATCTACTCGGCGGTGAAGTTCTTCCTCTACACCCTGGCCGGTTCACTCCTGATGCTCCTGGCCATCATCGGGGTCTACCTCATACATGGCGATGCCACCGGCATCTACACCTTCACCCTCCCCCTCCTGGCCAAGGCCCCCATAGCCCACGCCGCGGCACCGTGGCTCTTCGGGGCGTTTCTCCTGGCCTTCGCCATCAAGTTCCCCCTCTTCCCGGTGCACACCTGGCTCCCCGATGCCCACACCGACGCCCCCACGGCCGGGAGCGTGATCCTGGCGGCGCTCCTCCTGAAAACCGGGGCCTATGGGCTGGTTCGCTTCGGCTACCCCCTCTTTCCCGAGGCGGCCAAGGGGTTCACGCCCTTCATTTCGGCGCTGGCCGTCGTCGGCATCCTCTACGCCTCGTGGGTCGCCTATGCCCAGGAGGACATGAAGCGGATGGTGGCCTACTCCAGCGTGGGGCACATGGGGTTCGTGGCCCTGGGAATCGCCTCCTGGAGCCCGGTGGCCCTGTCCGGTTCCATCCTCCAGATGGTGAACCACGGCGTCACCACCGGCGCCCTCTTCGCCCTGGTGGGGATGCTGGACGAACGGACCGATACCCGGGAGATCGCCGCCTACGGCGGGGTGTGGGGGAAAGCGCCCAAGCTCGCCTTCTTCTTTCTCCTTTTCGCCATGACATCGGCGGGGTTGCCGGGGCTCAACAACTTCACGGGCGAATTCCTGATCCTTGCGGGGGTCTTCCGGACTACGCCGGCGGCAGCGGCCATCGCCTTTATCGGCATCGTGCTGCCGCTCATCTACACAGTGAGGCTCGTGCAGGAGGTGCTCTTCCAGACGGAGCGGCGGCCCCTGCGACTGCCGGACGTGACCCTGCGGGAGGAGGCGCTTCTGGCGGTGCTGGCGACGATCGACGTGTATATCGGTGTCCATCCGAAACCGCTCCTGGATATCCTCAAGGTGCCGGTGGCGCTCCTGACGGGGGCGACGCCATGA
- a CDS encoding NADH-quinone oxidoreductase subunit N, translating into MTITELWALIPLLILACGSVFVLMLGAIVPGRCGTVIGVAVCAGTALWAMLAPPQPLAPPTLGVTVTPFTRFFLVFFAVTAGLSLLLARDHAARQGLKGEEYPATILFGTFGMGVVASAANFLTLFLGLEALTFAFYILVAYDHNRPASGEAGLKYLLMGAVSAAFVAFGIALLYGATGTLEISRAVAASAAGGGIALAGWGLLLAGLAFKISLAPAHLWTPDIYQGGPTPVVAFLASGSKGAAIALFLLILSPLGTLGTLRAPLWGLAFLSMTVGNLAALLQPNVKRMLAYSSVAQMGYVALALLSGGRGYEAAAFYAVAYGAMVLAAFGALASLEGETPLEQVDDLRGLGYHRPFQGVVLAVAMLALAGIPPTVGFVGKFAIFFAALKGGEAPLAVIGILTAAASAYYYLRVVVNLYMKPADETGSGQRPTVAEALSLGIAALAIFILGIWPGPLFDLAAAILR; encoded by the coding sequence ATGACCATAACCGAACTCTGGGCCCTCATCCCTCTTCTGATCCTCGCCTGCGGGAGCGTCTTCGTGCTCATGCTCGGGGCAATCGTGCCGGGACGGTGCGGAACCGTCATCGGCGTTGCCGTCTGCGCCGGCACGGCTCTCTGGGCGATGCTGGCTCCGCCGCAGCCCCTGGCGCCGCCGACTCTGGGAGTGACCGTCACCCCCTTTACCCGCTTCTTCCTCGTATTTTTCGCCGTGACGGCAGGCTTGTCGCTCCTCCTGGCCCGAGACCATGCGGCGCGGCAGGGGCTTAAGGGGGAGGAGTACCCGGCCACGATCCTCTTCGGCACCTTCGGCATGGGTGTGGTGGCGAGCGCGGCCAACTTCCTGACCCTCTTCCTGGGGCTGGAGGCCCTCACCTTCGCCTTCTACATTCTGGTGGCCTACGACCACAACCGCCCGGCGTCCGGGGAGGCAGGGCTCAAGTACCTCCTCATGGGGGCCGTGTCGGCGGCCTTTGTGGCATTCGGCATCGCGCTCCTCTACGGGGCCACGGGGACCCTGGAGATTAGCCGGGCCGTGGCCGCCTCGGCAGCCGGGGGAGGGATCGCCCTGGCGGGATGGGGGCTCCTCTTGGCGGGGCTCGCCTTCAAGATATCCCTGGCACCGGCCCACCTCTGGACCCCGGACATCTACCAGGGGGGGCCGACGCCGGTGGTGGCCTTCCTCGCCTCCGGCTCCAAGGGGGCGGCCATCGCCCTTTTCCTGCTCATTCTCTCCCCCCTCGGAACGCTCGGCACCCTGCGGGCGCCCCTCTGGGGGCTGGCGTTCCTCTCCATGACCGTCGGGAACCTGGCGGCACTCCTGCAGCCCAACGTGAAGCGGATGCTCGCCTACTCATCCGTGGCCCAGATGGGGTACGTGGCCCTGGCGCTCCTGTCGGGGGGACGGGGGTACGAGGCTGCGGCGTTTTATGCCGTGGCCTACGGAGCCATGGTCCTGGCTGCCTTCGGCGCCCTTGCCTCCCTGGAGGGAGAAACGCCGCTGGAACAGGTGGATGACCTCCGGGGGCTCGGCTATCACCGCCCCTTCCAGGGGGTGGTGCTGGCCGTGGCCATGCTCGCCCTGGCAGGGATTCCTCCAACGGTGGGCTTTGTGGGAAAGTTCGCCATCTTCTTCGCGGCCCTGAAAGGGGGAGAGGCTCCCCTGGCGGTCATCGGCATCCTCACGGCGGCGGCCTCGGCCTACTACTACCTGCGGGTGGTGGTGAACCTCTACATGAAACCGGCGGATGAGACGGGCTCCGGCCAACGCCCCACCGTTGCGGAAGCGCTCTCCCTTGGCATTGCAGCCCTCGCCATCTTCATCCTCGGCATCTGGCCCGGCCCCCTCTTCGACCTGGCAGCCGCGATTCTTCGCTAG
- a CDS encoding DUF3147 family protein, translating to MQSIIKALISLVIIIACAKIGKRFPTLGGLIATMPLTSLLVLLWLWSDAPGDYRLMEGYTKGVLWGIIPTVLFFVAALFLFRRQFPLPLVLAASFGVWLTGAAVHQYFLR from the coding sequence GTGCAGAGCATCATAAAGGCCCTCATCAGCCTCGTCATCATCATCGCCTGCGCCAAAATCGGCAAACGCTTCCCGACCCTCGGGGGCCTCATCGCCACCATGCCCCTCACGAGCCTCCTGGTCCTCCTCTGGCTCTGGTCCGACGCGCCGGGAGACTACCGGCTCATGGAGGGGTACACGAAGGGGGTCCTCTGGGGGATCATCCCGACGGTCCTCTTTTTCGTGGCAGCCTTGTTCCTCTTCCGGCGCCAGTTCCCCCTGCCCCTGGTCCTGGCGGCCAGCTTCGGTGTCTGGCTGACCGGGGCCGCAGTGCACCAGTATTTTCTCAGGTGA
- a CDS encoding C40 family peptidase produces MSRWLKAAAAAFLMLLSTTVARAGDAQHYAVAELPTPVLNTPDFPRVFGGQDGRTVKTDHQGQIRELEFIALPGAAFTVQETLRRGGSVVHRVTTDDYPYPTTTGYFVDARFVRLTDETPHPRARKLPSRNKIITRLLAARGSRYVWGGNVRAGVPDMIRLFPPAGKLSAETERRWLLQGLDCSGLLYEATDGVTPRNTSALAGYGRGVPIAGLSTEEIRQQLEPLDLIVWKGHVIIVLDRERTIESRLGPVPGKRDGVAVRPLRDVLSEVMGKRVPVDRFAEKNGRGEKTFVVRRWYP; encoded by the coding sequence ATGTCTCGCTGGTTGAAGGCCGCAGCCGCGGCCTTTCTCATGCTGCTGAGTACGACCGTGGCCCGGGCAGGCGATGCGCAGCACTACGCAGTGGCAGAGTTGCCGACGCCGGTGCTCAACACCCCGGATTTTCCCCGCGTATTCGGCGGCCAGGACGGCAGGACCGTCAAAACCGACCACCAGGGACAGATCCGAGAACTAGAGTTCATCGCCCTGCCGGGGGCAGCCTTTACGGTGCAGGAGACGCTCCGCAGGGGGGGATCGGTGGTCCACCGGGTCACCACCGACGACTACCCCTACCCGACCACGACAGGCTACTTTGTGGATGCCCGCTTCGTACGGCTCACGGACGAAACGCCCCATCCCCGTGCCCGGAAACTTCCTTCCCGCAACAAGATCATCACCCGACTCCTGGCGGCCCGGGGAAGCCGTTACGTCTGGGGAGGAAACGTCCGTGCGGGGGTGCCGGATATGATCCGCCTCTTTCCCCCGGCGGGAAAACTCTCCGCCGAGACGGAGCGCCGCTGGCTGCTGCAAGGGCTCGACTGCTCGGGGCTCCTCTACGAGGCCACCGACGGCGTCACCCCCCGCAACACGAGCGCCCTTGCTGGCTACGGCCGGGGGGTGCCCATTGCCGGGCTCTCTACAGAAGAGATCCGCCAGCAACTGGAGCCCCTGGACCTCATCGTCTGGAAGGGACACGTGATTATCGTCCTTGACCGGGAGCGGACCATCGAGAGCCGACTCGGCCCGGTGCCGGGAAAGCGGGACGGTGTGGCCGTGAGGCCGCTGCGGGATGTTCTGTCCGAGGTGATGGGAAAGAGGGTGCCTGTGGATCGGTTCGCGGAGAAAAACGGGAGGGGAGAGAAGACCTTTGTCGTGCGACGGTGGTACCCCTAG